The following coding sequences lie in one Cupriavidus sp. WKF15 genomic window:
- the fba gene encoding class II fructose-bisphosphate aldolase (catalyzes the reversible aldol condensation of dihydroxyacetonephosphate and glyceraldehyde 3-phosphate in the Calvin cycle, glycolysis, and/or gluconeogenesis), with protein MPLVSMRQLLDHAAENGYGLPAFNVNNLEQVQAIMQAADEVNAPVIMQASAGARKYAGEHFLRHLIEAAVEAYPHIPVVMHQDHGQSPAICQAAIDLGFSSVMMDGSLREDGKTPADYEYNVDVTRKVVQLSHAIGVTVEGELGCLGSLETGEAGEEDGIGAEGKLDHSMLLTDPEQAADFVKATQLDALAIAIGTSHGAYKFTRKPTGDILAINRIKEIHARIPNTHLVMHGSSSVPQELLEEIRKFGGDMKETYGVPVEEIQEAIKYGVRKINIDTDIRLAMTGAIRRFFVENPSKFDPREYLKPAREAAKQVCKARYIAFGCEGQASKIKSVSLADIASQYKSGKLAQVVQ; from the coding sequence ATGCCACTCGTATCGATGCGCCAGCTGCTCGACCACGCTGCCGAAAACGGCTATGGTCTGCCGGCATTCAACGTGAACAACCTCGAGCAGGTCCAGGCCATCATGCAGGCGGCCGACGAGGTCAACGCCCCGGTGATCATGCAGGCCTCGGCAGGCGCCCGCAAATATGCCGGCGAGCACTTCCTGCGCCACCTGATCGAAGCCGCGGTCGAGGCCTACCCGCACATCCCGGTGGTGATGCACCAGGACCACGGCCAGTCGCCGGCGATCTGCCAGGCCGCGATCGACCTGGGCTTCTCGTCGGTGATGATGGACGGCTCGCTGCGCGAAGACGGCAAGACCCCGGCCGACTACGAGTACAACGTCGACGTGACCCGCAAGGTCGTGCAGCTGTCGCACGCGATCGGCGTGACCGTCGAAGGCGAACTGGGCTGCCTGGGCTCGCTGGAAACCGGCGAAGCCGGTGAAGAGGACGGCATCGGCGCCGAAGGCAAGCTGGACCACTCCATGCTGCTGACCGACCCCGAGCAGGCCGCCGACTTCGTCAAGGCCACCCAGCTCGACGCACTGGCCATCGCCATCGGCACCTCGCACGGCGCCTACAAGTTCACGCGCAAGCCGACCGGCGACATCCTGGCGATCAACCGCATCAAGGAAATCCACGCGCGCATCCCCAACACCCACCTGGTGATGCACGGCTCGTCGTCGGTGCCGCAGGAACTGCTCGAAGAGATCCGCAAGTTCGGCGGCGACATGAAGGAAACCTACGGCGTGCCGGTCGAGGAAATCCAGGAAGCCATCAAGTATGGCGTGCGCAAGATCAACATCGACACCGACATCCGCCTGGCCATGACCGGCGCGATCCGCCGCTTCTTTGTCGAGAACCCGAGCAAGTTCGACCCGCGCGAATACCTGAAGCCGGCCCGCGAGGCCGCCAAGCAAGTGTGCAAGGCCCGCTACATCGCCTTCGGCTGCGAAGGCCAGGCCAGCAAGATCAAGTCGGTATCGCTGGCGGATATCGCCAGCCAGTACAAGTCGGGCAAGCTTGCCCAGGTTGTGCAGTAA
- a CDS encoding 5-(carboxyamino)imidazole ribonucleotide synthase, protein MPTDIHPHLSEAHTPESRAEFGVDNPSAPILPGAWLGMLGGGQLGRMFTHAAQAMGYRVCVLDPDQDSPAGSVADKHICAPYTDEAALAEMAKLCQAVSTEFENVPSLSLDRLEQLGSFVAPRGYCVSIAQNRIGEKKFFASCAERTGVPTAPHWVIQHDADVDQLPDTVLPGILKTARMGYDGKGQARVKTREDVRAAWKAMQHVPCVLEQMLPLAYEVSVLAARAADGSTATWPLAENVHRDGILFSTTMPSTSVSAAIADRARAAAAIIATEMGYVGVLCIEFFVLTDGSLIANEMAPRPHNSGHITMDACETSQFEQQVRAMARLPLGSTRQHSAGKMLNLLGDVWFEFGLERTPAWDEVLVQPGAKLHLYGKSDARPSRKMGHVNCIGENAEAAEQAFRVAEQALHIPL, encoded by the coding sequence ATGCCGACCGATATCCATCCCCACCTCTCCGAAGCCCATACGCCGGAGTCGCGCGCCGAGTTCGGCGTCGACAACCCCAGCGCGCCCATCCTGCCCGGCGCCTGGCTCGGCATGCTTGGCGGCGGTCAGCTTGGCCGCATGTTCACGCATGCGGCGCAGGCCATGGGCTATCGCGTCTGCGTGCTCGACCCGGACCAGGACAGCCCTGCCGGCTCCGTGGCCGACAAGCATATCTGCGCGCCTTACACCGACGAGGCCGCGCTGGCCGAGATGGCAAAGCTGTGCCAGGCCGTCAGCACGGAGTTCGAGAACGTGCCGTCGCTGTCGCTGGACCGGCTGGAACAGCTCGGCTCCTTTGTCGCGCCGCGCGGCTACTGCGTGTCGATCGCGCAGAACCGCATCGGCGAGAAGAAGTTCTTTGCCTCGTGCGCCGAGCGCACCGGCGTGCCGACCGCTCCGCACTGGGTGATCCAGCACGATGCGGACGTGGACCAGTTGCCCGACACGGTGCTGCCGGGCATCCTCAAGACGGCGCGCATGGGCTATGACGGCAAGGGCCAGGCCCGCGTGAAGACGCGCGAAGACGTGCGCGCCGCGTGGAAGGCCATGCAGCACGTGCCGTGCGTGCTCGAGCAGATGCTGCCGCTGGCCTACGAGGTCTCGGTGCTGGCCGCACGCGCCGCCGATGGCAGCACCGCAACCTGGCCGCTGGCCGAGAACGTGCACCGCGACGGCATCCTGTTCTCGACGACGATGCCGTCCACCAGCGTCTCGGCCGCGATCGCCGACCGCGCCCGCGCCGCCGCCGCGATCATCGCCACCGAGATGGGCTATGTGGGCGTGCTCTGCATCGAATTCTTCGTGCTCACCGATGGCTCGCTGATCGCCAACGAAATGGCACCGCGCCCGCACAACTCCGGCCACATCACCATGGACGCGTGCGAAACCAGCCAGTTCGAGCAGCAGGTGCGCGCCATGGCCCGCCTGCCGCTGGGCAGCACGCGCCAGCATTCGGCCGGCAAGATGCTGAACCTGCTTGGCGACGTGTGGTTCGAGTTCGGCCTGGAGCGCACGCCGGCTTGGGATGAAGTCCTGGTCCAGCCCGGAGCCAAGCTGCACCTGTACGGCAAGAGCGATGCGCGCCCGTCGCGCAAGATGGGCCACGTGAACTGCATTGGCGAAAACGCCGAGGCCGCGGAACAGGCATTCCGGGTGGCCGAGCAAGCGCTGCACATCCCGCTCTGA
- the purE gene encoding 5-(carboxyamino)imidazole ribonucleotide mutase → MSKQDKPVVGVVMGSSSDWDVMQHAVAMLKDFGVPFEAQVVSAHRMADDMFRYAETARGRGIRAIIAGAGGAAHLPGMIAAKTIVPVFGVPVPSRYLRGEDSLLSIVQMPKGVPVATFAIGEAGAANAALHAIATLATTDEALANALEAFRAKQTEAARAMTLPL, encoded by the coding sequence GTGAGCAAGCAAGACAAGCCGGTCGTCGGCGTCGTAATGGGCAGCAGTTCCGACTGGGACGTGATGCAGCACGCCGTGGCCATGCTGAAGGATTTCGGCGTGCCGTTCGAGGCCCAGGTGGTCTCGGCGCACCGCATGGCTGACGACATGTTCCGCTATGCCGAGACCGCGCGCGGCCGCGGCATCCGCGCGATCATCGCCGGCGCCGGCGGTGCCGCGCACCTGCCGGGCATGATCGCCGCCAAGACCATCGTGCCGGTGTTCGGCGTGCCGGTGCCGTCCAGGTACCTGCGCGGCGAGGATTCGCTGCTGTCGATCGTGCAGATGCCCAAGGGCGTGCCGGTGGCGACGTTTGCGATCGGCGAAGCCGGTGCCGCCAATGCGGCTCTGCACGCCATCGCCACGCTGGCCACCACCGACGAGGCCCTGGCCAATGCCCTGGAAGCCTTCCGCGCGAAGCAGACCGAGGCTGCCCGCGCCATGACGCTGCCGCTGTAA
- a CDS encoding phosphoribosylaminoimidazolesuccinocarboxamide synthase, whose translation MPNALYQSSIQSLPLLGHGKVRDNYAVGEDKLLIVTTDRLSAFDVIMGEPIPDKGRVLNQMANFWFRKLAHIVPNHETDVAAETVVKPEEVAQVQGRAVVVKRLKPILVEAVVRGYLAGSGWKDYQATGKVCGIELPAGLQNAQKLPEPIFTPAAKAEMGEHDENISFGEVEERIGVALARQMRDISIRLYKEAADYAATRGIIIADTKFEFGLDENGTLTLMDEVLTADSSRFWPADSYQVGTNPPSFDKQFVRDWLEAVRIDGKPWPKTAPAPKLPDDVIEKTAAKYREALTRLTGEELQ comes from the coding sequence ATGCCTAACGCTCTCTACCAGTCCTCCATCCAATCGCTGCCGCTGCTCGGCCACGGCAAGGTGCGCGACAACTACGCCGTCGGCGAAGACAAGCTGCTGATCGTTACCACCGACCGCCTGTCGGCCTTCGACGTCATCATGGGCGAGCCCATTCCCGACAAGGGCCGCGTGCTGAACCAGATGGCGAACTTCTGGTTCCGCAAGCTCGCGCATATCGTGCCGAACCACGAGACCGATGTCGCCGCGGAAACCGTGGTGAAGCCCGAGGAAGTCGCGCAGGTGCAGGGCCGCGCCGTGGTGGTCAAGCGCCTGAAGCCGATCCTGGTGGAAGCCGTGGTGCGCGGCTACCTGGCCGGCAGCGGCTGGAAGGACTACCAGGCGACGGGCAAGGTGTGTGGCATCGAGCTGCCGGCCGGCCTGCAGAACGCGCAGAAGCTGCCCGAGCCGATCTTCACCCCGGCCGCCAAGGCCGAGATGGGCGAGCACGACGAGAACATCTCGTTCGGCGAGGTCGAGGAACGCATCGGCGTGGCGCTGGCCCGCCAGATGCGCGATATCTCGATCCGCCTGTACAAGGAAGCGGCCGATTACGCGGCCACGCGCGGCATCATCATCGCCGACACCAAGTTCGAGTTCGGCCTGGACGAGAACGGCACCCTCACGCTGATGGACGAAGTCCTGACCGCCGATTCGTCGCGCTTCTGGCCGGCCGATTCATACCAGGTCGGCACCAACCCGCCGTCGTTCGACAAGCAGTTCGTGCGCGACTGGCTGGAAGCCGTGCGCATCGACGGCAAGCCGTGGCCCAAGACCGCGCCGGCGCCGAAGCTGCCGGACGACGTGATCGAGAAGACCGCCGCTAAGTATCGTGAGGCGCTGACGCGCCTGACCGGCGAGGAACTGCAGTAA